The following are encoded in a window of Mycolicibacterium tusciae JS617 genomic DNA:
- a CDS encoding DHH family phosphoesterase translates to MTAIDKATDAAIGSAVGHRVDARAAADLLSAAQNVSVVCHVFPDADTLGSGLALAQVLDNAGKGVQVSFAAPANLPESLQSLPGAHLLVTPDEIRRDADLVVTVDIPGINRLGALRELAGPDREVLVIDHHASNQLFGTANFVDPSADSTTMLVAELLDAWGKPIDLGVAHCLYAGLTTDTGSFRWASARAHRLAGRLVDLGVDNASISRALLDSHPFAWLPMLSRVLASAQLLPDATDGRGLVYAVVGHQEWKNARPEEVESIVDIVRTTQQAEVAAVFKEIEPGHWSVSMRSKSYDLATVASGFGGGGHLLAAGYSATGSADDVVAALREALR, encoded by the coding sequence GTGACCGCGATCGACAAAGCGACTGACGCCGCAATAGGAAGCGCAGTGGGCCATCGTGTCGACGCCCGTGCCGCCGCCGACCTGCTGTCCGCCGCGCAAAACGTCAGCGTCGTCTGCCATGTCTTTCCCGACGCCGACACACTCGGCTCCGGACTGGCGCTGGCACAGGTACTCGACAATGCCGGCAAGGGCGTTCAGGTCAGCTTCGCGGCACCCGCGAACCTGCCCGAATCGCTTCAGTCGCTGCCAGGCGCACACCTGCTCGTCACGCCCGACGAGATCCGCCGCGACGCCGATCTGGTGGTGACCGTCGACATTCCCGGCATCAACCGGCTGGGGGCGTTGCGCGAGCTTGCCGGCCCCGACCGTGAGGTGTTGGTCATCGACCACCACGCCTCCAACCAGCTGTTCGGCACCGCCAACTTCGTCGACCCGTCGGCCGACTCCACCACGATGCTGGTGGCCGAACTCCTCGACGCCTGGGGCAAGCCGATCGATCTCGGCGTCGCGCACTGTCTGTACGCCGGGCTGACCACCGATACGGGTTCGTTCCGCTGGGCCAGCGCACGGGCGCACCGGCTGGCCGGCCGGCTTGTCGACCTCGGCGTCGACAACGCGTCGATCAGCCGCGCGCTGCTGGACAGCCACCCGTTCGCGTGGCTGCCGATGCTGTCGCGCGTGCTGGCCTCGGCGCAGCTACTGCCCGACGCCACGGACGGTCGTGGTCTGGTGTATGCCGTTGTGGGACACCAGGAATGGAAGAACGCACGGCCGGAGGAAGTCGAGAGCATCGTCGACATCGTGCGGACCACCCAACAGGCCGAGGTGGCGGCGGTCTTCAAGGAGATCGAGCCCGGGCACTGGTCGGTGTCAATGCGCTCGAAGTCATACGACCTGGCCACCGTTGCCAGCGGATTCGGCGGGGGCGGGCACCTGCTCGCGGCCGGCTACTCAGCCACCGGGTCTGCTGACGACGTCGTTGCGGCGCTTCGCGAGGCTCTCCGCTGA
- the rbfA gene encoding 30S ribosome-binding factor RbfA, whose product MPDPARARRLAKRIATIVASAIEFEIKDPRLTGLTITDAKVTGDLHDATLFYTVFGRSLDEEPDYAGAAAALDSAKGVLRTRVGAALGVRFTPTLAFERDMVPDVADRMEELLARAKAADEDLARVREGAQHAGDSDPYRIDGAQATETFAGDRDDEFDAEDTGDRDRQSD is encoded by the coding sequence ATGCCTGATCCGGCACGGGCACGGCGACTGGCCAAGCGCATCGCGACCATCGTCGCCTCGGCGATCGAGTTCGAAATCAAGGACCCGCGGCTGACCGGATTGACGATCACCGACGCCAAAGTCACCGGCGACCTGCACGACGCGACGCTGTTCTACACGGTGTTCGGTCGCAGTCTTGACGAAGAGCCCGACTACGCCGGGGCTGCGGCTGCGCTTGACAGCGCCAAGGGTGTGCTGCGTACGCGGGTGGGTGCCGCGCTCGGTGTGCGATTCACTCCGACGCTGGCGTTCGAACGTGACATGGTCCCGGACGTGGCAGACCGGATGGAGGAGCTCCTCGCTCGGGCGAAGGCCGCGGATGAGGATTTGGCGAGAGTTCGTGAAGGTGCGCAGCACGCCGGCGATTCCGACCCGTACCGTATAGACGGGGCGCAGGCAACGGAAACATTCGCGGGGGACCGAGACGACGAGTTCGATGCTGAGGACACCGGTGACCGCGATCGACAAAGCGACTGA
- the infB gene encoding translation initiation factor IF-2: MAGKARVHELAKELGVTSKEVLARLSDQGEFVKSASSTVEAPVARRLREAFGGAKPAADKVTSAANGSPAGSPAGSPAGSPAKPAEPAAKAPAKPAAPKPAAPVEAAAPAPPPAAAAAPAAPPAAPAAPPEQPAASPGATPGPRPGPAPKPAARAPRVGNNPFSSQTPVERPAPRPQAPRPGAPRPGAPRPGMSPGNMPPRPAGARPGAAGAGRPGGARPGPGGRGPGGGGGGGRPGGPGGGGGGGNYRGGGAGGGGGAAPAAGGGGYRGRPGGGGRPGQRGGAAGAFGRPGGAPKRGRKSKRAKRAEYENMQAPVVGGVRLPHGNGEVIRLARGASLVDFAEKIDANPAALVQALFNLGEMVTATQSVDDSTLELLGGEMNYVVQVVSPEDEDRELLQSFDLTYGEDEGGEDDLEFRPPVVTVMGHVDHGKTRLLDTIRNASVREGEAGGITQHIGAYQVAVEHDGSERPITFIDTPGHEAFTAMRARGAKATDIAILVVAADDGVMPQTVEAINHAQAADVPIVVAVNKIDKEGADPSKIRAQLTEYNLVAEDFGGDTMFVDISAKQGTNIQALLEAVLLTADAALDLRANPDMEAQGVAIEAHLDRGRGPVATVLIQRGTLRVGDSIVAGDAYGRVRRMVDEHGEDVEEALPSRPVQVIGFTSVPGAGDNLLVVDEDRIARQIADRRSARKRNALAARTRKRISLDDLDAALKETSQLNLILKGDNSGTVEALEEALLGIEIDDEVELRVIDRGVGGVTETNVNLASASDAIIIGFNVRAEGKATELANREGVDIRYYSVIYQAIDEIQSALKGMLKPVYEEKELGRAEIRAIFRSSKVGNIAGCLVTSGLIRRNAKARLLRDNVVVAETVTISSLKREKDDVTEVRDGYECGLTLTYSDIKEGDVIEAYELVEKERV; encoded by the coding sequence GTGGCAGGTAAGGCCCGTGTACACGAGTTGGCTAAAGAGCTCGGTGTCACCAGTAAAGAAGTTCTCGCCCGTCTGAGCGATCAGGGTGAATTCGTCAAATCCGCGTCCTCCACTGTGGAGGCCCCCGTTGCGCGCCGGTTGCGTGAAGCCTTCGGCGGCGCCAAGCCGGCCGCCGACAAGGTCACGAGCGCCGCCAATGGATCTCCGGCTGGATCTCCGGCTGGATCTCCGGCTGGATCTCCGGCCAAGCCGGCCGAGCCGGCCGCAAAAGCACCGGCCAAGCCGGCCGCACCCAAGCCGGCAGCGCCTGTAGAGGCTGCGGCCCCCGCGCCGCCTCCTGCGGCGGCTGCGGCCCCTGCGGCTCCGCCTGCGGCGCCCGCCGCACCCCCGGAGCAGCCCGCCGCCTCTCCTGGCGCTACGCCTGGTCCGCGACCGGGCCCGGCACCGAAGCCCGCGGCGCGCGCACCACGCGTCGGCAACAATCCTTTCTCGTCCCAGACGCCGGTCGAGCGGCCGGCGCCGCGTCCGCAGGCTCCTCGTCCTGGCGCCCCTCGGCCCGGAGCTCCGCGCCCCGGCATGTCGCCGGGCAATATGCCTCCGCGTCCGGCAGGCGCACGGCCCGGTGCCGCCGGCGCCGGTCGTCCCGGAGGAGCTCGTCCAGGTCCCGGTGGCCGTGGTCCCGGTGGCGGCGGCGGTGGCGGACGTCCCGGCGGTCCCGGTGGCGGCGGCGGTGGCGGTAACTACCGCGGCGGTGGCGCCGGCGGTGGTGGCGGCGCCGCACCAGCAGCTGGCGGCGGCGGTTATCGCGGTCGGCCCGGTGGTGGCGGTCGTCCCGGCCAGCGCGGTGGCGCGGCGGGTGCCTTCGGTCGTCCCGGTGGTGCGCCCAAGCGGGGACGCAAGTCGAAGCGGGCGAAACGCGCCGAATACGAGAACATGCAGGCGCCCGTCGTCGGCGGCGTGCGGCTGCCGCACGGCAATGGCGAGGTCATTCGCTTGGCCCGCGGCGCATCGCTGGTGGATTTCGCCGAGAAGATCGATGCGAACCCGGCAGCCCTGGTGCAGGCGCTGTTCAACCTCGGTGAGATGGTCACCGCTACGCAGTCGGTAGACGACTCGACGCTCGAACTGCTCGGCGGCGAGATGAACTACGTCGTGCAGGTCGTGTCCCCCGAGGACGAGGACCGCGAACTGCTCCAGTCGTTCGACCTCACCTACGGCGAGGACGAGGGCGGCGAGGACGATCTCGAGTTCCGGCCGCCGGTGGTCACCGTCATGGGGCACGTCGACCACGGCAAGACCCGACTGCTCGACACCATCCGTAACGCCAGCGTGCGTGAGGGCGAGGCCGGTGGCATCACCCAGCACATCGGCGCCTACCAGGTGGCCGTCGAGCACGACGGCAGCGAGCGGCCGATCACCTTCATCGACACCCCGGGCCACGAGGCGTTCACCGCCATGCGTGCCCGTGGTGCGAAGGCCACCGACATCGCGATCCTCGTGGTCGCGGCCGATGACGGCGTCATGCCGCAGACGGTTGAGGCCATCAACCACGCGCAGGCGGCCGACGTGCCGATTGTGGTGGCGGTCAACAAGATCGACAAGGAGGGCGCCGACCCGTCCAAGATCCGGGCGCAGCTCACCGAGTACAACCTGGTGGCGGAGGACTTCGGTGGCGACACCATGTTCGTCGACATCTCGGCCAAGCAGGGCACCAATATCCAGGCGCTGCTCGAGGCGGTGCTGCTGACGGCGGACGCCGCACTCGACCTGCGGGCGAACCCCGACATGGAAGCCCAGGGTGTGGCCATCGAAGCGCACCTGGACCGCGGTCGTGGACCCGTTGCCACCGTGCTCATCCAGCGTGGCACGCTGCGCGTCGGTGACTCGATCGTGGCCGGCGACGCCTATGGTCGCGTCCGTCGCATGGTCGACGAGCACGGCGAGGACGTCGAAGAGGCACTGCCGTCGCGCCCGGTGCAGGTCATCGGATTCACGTCGGTGCCAGGAGCCGGTGACAACCTGCTCGTCGTCGACGAAGACCGCATCGCTCGGCAGATTGCCGACCGGCGCAGCGCGCGCAAGCGCAACGCACTGGCCGCGCGCACGCGCAAGCGGATCAGCCTGGACGATCTCGACGCGGCGTTGAAGGAGACTTCACAGCTGAACTTGATCCTCAAGGGCGACAACTCCGGCACCGTCGAGGCGCTGGAAGAGGCCCTGCTGGGTATCGAGATCGACGACGAGGTCGAACTGCGTGTCATCGACCGCGGCGTCGGCGGTGTCACCGAGACCAACGTCAACCTGGCGTCGGCTTCGGACGCGATCATCATCGGCTTCAACGTCCGCGCCGAGGGCAAGGCCACCGAGCTGGCCAACCGCGAAGGCGTGGACATCCGGTACTACTCGGTGATCTACCAGGCCATCGACGAGATCCAGAGCGCGCTCAAGGGCATGCTCAAGCCGGTCTACGAGGAGAAGGAACTCGGCCGCGCCGAGATCCGCGCGATCTTCCGCTCGTCGAAGGTCGGCAACATCGCCGGCTGCCTGGTCACCTCCGGTCTCATCCGCCGCAACGCGAAGGCACGCTTGCTCCGCGACAACGTGGTGGTGGCCGAGACTGTCACGATCTCCTCGCTGAAGCGGGAGAAGGACGACGTCACCGAGGTGCGCGACGGCTACGAGTGTGGTCTGACACTGACGTACTCCGACATCAAGGAAGGCGATGTCATCGAGGCGTACGAGCTTGTCGAAAAAGAGCGTGTGTAG
- a CDS encoding YlxR family protein, translated as MIQRETSAAEARFATDVPKGPVRTCVGCRKRELAVELLRVVAADGGNGQSAVTVDTARKLPGRGAWLHLDPQCLDAAIRRQAFVRALRITGSPDTTAVVEHLSAVRGAQGPAHRGNKTGSEEHEHTVKSR; from the coding sequence GTGATCCAGCGCGAGACTTCGGCTGCTGAGGCTCGATTCGCGACAGACGTCCCTAAAGGACCTGTCCGTACGTGCGTCGGCTGCCGAAAGCGAGAGCTGGCCGTCGAACTGCTTCGTGTGGTCGCTGCGGACGGCGGGAATGGCCAGAGCGCCGTGACCGTTGACACCGCCAGAAAACTGCCGGGGCGGGGTGCCTGGTTGCATCTCGATCCGCAGTGTCTAGACGCAGCAATTCGACGGCAAGCATTCGTCCGAGCGTTGCGGATCACCGGTTCACCGGACACCACCGCGGTGGTCGAGCACTTGAGCGCTGTTAGAGGCGCTCAAGGGCCCGCACACCGAGGCAACAAGACAGGTAGCGAAGAACATGAGCACACCGTGAAGTCTCGATGA
- the nusA gene encoding transcription termination factor NusA → MNIDMAALHAIEADKGISVDVVVETIKSALLTAYRHTEGHEADACIEIDRKTGMVQVLARETDEDGNVISEWDDTPEGFGRIAATTARQVILQRLRDAENEKNYGEFSAREGDIVGGVIQRDARANARGLVVVRMGSETKGSEGVIPSAEQVPGERYEHGDRLRCYVVGVSRGAREPLITLSRTHPNLVRKLFSLEVPEIAEGSVEIVAVAREAGHRSKIAVASKVSGLNAKGACIGPMGQRVRNVMSELSGEKIDIIDFDPDPAKFVANALSPAKVVSVSVIDEVARAARVVVPDFQLSLAIGKEGQNARLAARLTGWRIDIRSDAEAVPTG, encoded by the coding sequence GTGAACATCGACATGGCGGCATTGCACGCGATCGAGGCTGACAAGGGAATTTCCGTCGACGTCGTCGTCGAAACAATCAAGTCAGCACTGCTGACTGCGTACCGACATACCGAGGGGCACGAGGCGGACGCATGCATCGAGATCGACCGCAAGACCGGCATGGTTCAGGTGCTGGCGCGCGAAACCGATGAGGATGGCAACGTCATCTCCGAATGGGATGACACGCCAGAGGGTTTCGGCCGCATCGCGGCGACCACCGCGCGTCAGGTGATCCTGCAGCGGTTGCGCGATGCCGAGAACGAGAAGAACTACGGCGAGTTCTCGGCCCGCGAAGGCGACATCGTCGGCGGTGTCATCCAGCGCGATGCTCGGGCCAACGCCCGCGGCTTGGTTGTCGTCCGAATGGGCAGTGAGACCAAGGGATCCGAGGGTGTCATTCCGTCGGCCGAGCAGGTGCCGGGGGAGCGCTACGAACATGGCGACCGGCTGCGTTGTTACGTCGTCGGGGTCAGCCGCGGCGCGCGCGAGCCGTTGATCACGTTGTCGCGCACCCACCCCAACCTCGTGCGCAAGCTGTTCTCACTCGAGGTTCCCGAGATTGCCGAAGGGTCGGTGGAGATCGTGGCGGTCGCACGTGAAGCCGGCCACCGTTCGAAAATCGCGGTGGCGTCAAAGGTGTCGGGGCTCAACGCCAAGGGCGCCTGCATCGGGCCCATGGGCCAGCGTGTGCGCAATGTGATGAGCGAACTGTCCGGCGAGAAGATCGACATCATCGACTTCGACCCCGATCCGGCGAAGTTCGTCGCCAACGCCCTTTCGCCGGCCAAGGTGGTGTCGGTGAGCGTCATCGACGAGGTCGCCCGCGCCGCTCGCGTCGTCGTCCCGGATTTCCAGCTGTCGCTTGCGATCGGTAAGGAGGGGCAAAACGCCCGGCTCGCCGCCCGGTTGACCGGCTGGCGCATCGACATTCGCAGTGATGCGGAGGCCGTACCGACCGGGTGA
- the rimP gene encoding ribosome maturation factor RimP yields MTERSAGLPSQKQVVELLDGEFARAGYEIEDVVIDAAARPPRITVVADGDNGLDLDSAAALARSASELLDGVDDKAAPYVLEVTSPGVDRPLTTEKHFRRARGRKVELTLSDGTQLTGRLGETSGGAVRLVVRERRGADLSVRELPMESITKAVVQVEFSPPNKRELELAGLSGKGDPR; encoded by the coding sequence GTGACGGAGCGGTCTGCGGGATTACCTTCGCAGAAACAGGTCGTCGAGCTACTTGATGGTGAGTTCGCACGCGCAGGCTATGAGATCGAAGACGTGGTCATTGACGCGGCCGCTCGCCCGCCGCGCATCACGGTGGTCGCCGACGGTGACAATGGACTTGATCTGGATTCGGCCGCCGCACTGGCCCGGTCCGCATCCGAACTTCTGGACGGTGTCGACGACAAGGCCGCGCCGTATGTCCTCGAGGTCACCTCGCCGGGAGTGGACCGGCCGCTGACCACAGAAAAGCATTTCCGGCGCGCCCGCGGTCGCAAGGTCGAGCTGACGTTGTCCGACGGCACCCAATTGACTGGCCGGCTGGGTGAAACCAGCGGCGGCGCCGTGCGATTGGTAGTGCGCGAACGGCGCGGTGCCGATCTATCGGTGCGCGAGCTGCCGATGGAAAGCATCACCAAAGCAGTTGTACAGGTTGAGTTTTCACCTCCGAACAAACGCGAGCTGGAGCTGGCCGGCCTATCTGGGAAGGGGGATCCGCGGTGA
- a CDS encoding ferritin-like domain-containing protein, protein MTSPEPTPTTTTSSRAAEPTSPSRPPNAADAALFDAIATAQASIYGYGIVSAHTVPDTNYLVSSSMTQHRKRREEALAMLAARSVDAPLPAAGYQLPIEVDNPTDAANLAVRMEEDAAVAWRAVVEQATDELERAFAVSALTDCAVRAARWSRVLGTTPITVAFPGGSE, encoded by the coding sequence ATGACGTCCCCCGAACCGACACCCACCACGACGACGTCGTCGCGGGCCGCCGAACCGACCAGCCCCTCGCGGCCGCCGAATGCCGCCGACGCCGCCCTGTTCGACGCGATCGCGACCGCGCAGGCGTCGATCTACGGATATGGGATCGTGTCGGCGCATACGGTCCCCGACACGAATTACCTGGTGTCGTCATCGATGACCCAGCATCGCAAACGGCGCGAGGAGGCGTTGGCGATGCTGGCGGCCCGATCGGTGGACGCCCCGCTGCCCGCGGCCGGCTACCAGTTGCCGATCGAGGTCGACAACCCCACGGATGCGGCCAATCTCGCGGTGCGGATGGAGGAGGACGCCGCCGTCGCGTGGCGAGCCGTCGTCGAGCAGGCGACCGACGAATTGGAGCGGGCGTTCGCAGTCAGCGCGCTGACGGATTGCGCGGTCAGGGCAGCGCGGTGGAGCCGCGTTCTGGGCACGACTCCGATCACGGTCGCCTTCCCCGGCGGCTCCGAATAG
- a CDS encoding proline--tRNA ligase has product MITRMSELFLRTLRDDPADAEVASHKLLIRAGYVRPIGPGLYSWLPLGLRVLRKIEAVVRGEMNAIGGQEILFPALLPKAPYEVTNRWTEYGDGVFRLQDRRRNDYMLGPTHEEFFTMAVKGEYSSYKDFPLLLFQIQTKYRDEARPRAGILRGREFIMKDSYSFDVDDDGLRAQYQAHRGAYQRIFDTLGVDYVIVSAVSGAMGGSASEEFLAESDIGEDTFVRCDESGYAANVEAVTTAVPESLPIDDQSEAKVYDTPDTPTIATLVEWANSVLDREVTAADTLKNVMLKTRVPGGEWELLAIGVPGDREVDDKRLGAALEPAEYALLDDADFAKHPFLAKGYIGPKALLANKVRYLVDPRVVDGTSWITGADETGKHVVGLVAGRDFVADGTIEAAEVRDGDPSPDGAGPLVSARGIEIGHIFQLGRKYADAFEADVLGENGKPVRLTMGSYGIGVSRLVAVIAEQHRDELGLRWPSSVSPFDVHVVIANKDDAARAGAEALSTELDGRGVELLLDDRKASPGIKFKDAELLGVPWIVVVGRGWADGVVELRNRFTGETREIPVENAAADIATAL; this is encoded by the coding sequence GTGATCACCCGCATGTCCGAGCTGTTCCTGCGCACGCTGCGTGACGACCCCGCCGACGCCGAGGTGGCCAGCCACAAGCTGCTTATCCGGGCCGGCTACGTCCGGCCGATCGGGCCCGGCCTGTACAGCTGGCTGCCGCTGGGGCTTCGGGTGCTACGCAAGATCGAGGCGGTCGTCCGCGGCGAGATGAACGCCATCGGTGGTCAGGAGATCTTGTTCCCCGCGCTGCTGCCCAAGGCGCCCTACGAAGTCACCAATCGATGGACCGAATACGGCGACGGCGTCTTTCGGCTGCAGGACCGCAGGCGCAATGACTACATGCTGGGGCCGACCCACGAAGAGTTCTTCACCATGGCGGTGAAGGGGGAGTACAGCAGCTACAAGGATTTCCCGCTGCTGCTGTTCCAAATCCAGACGAAGTACCGCGACGAGGCGCGACCGCGGGCGGGCATCCTGCGCGGCCGCGAGTTCATCATGAAGGACTCCTACTCGTTCGACGTCGACGACGACGGGTTGCGCGCGCAGTACCAGGCGCACCGCGGGGCCTATCAACGCATCTTCGACACGCTGGGCGTCGATTACGTGATCGTCTCTGCGGTGTCCGGGGCAATGGGTGGCAGTGCGTCAGAGGAGTTCCTGGCCGAAAGCGACATCGGCGAGGACACGTTCGTGCGCTGCGACGAATCCGGCTATGCAGCCAACGTCGAGGCGGTCACGACGGCCGTCCCGGAGTCGCTGCCGATCGATGACCAGTCCGAGGCCAAGGTGTACGACACCCCGGACACCCCGACAATCGCCACGCTCGTCGAGTGGGCCAACTCCGTGCTGGACCGCGAGGTGACCGCCGCGGACACGCTCAAGAACGTGATGCTGAAGACACGCGTACCCGGCGGTGAGTGGGAGCTGCTCGCGATCGGTGTGCCGGGCGACCGGGAGGTCGACGACAAACGGCTGGGCGCCGCGCTGGAACCTGCCGAGTACGCGCTGCTCGACGATGCCGACTTCGCCAAGCACCCATTCCTGGCCAAGGGCTATATCGGCCCGAAAGCGTTGCTGGCCAACAAGGTTCGCTATCTGGTCGACCCGAGGGTGGTCGACGGTACGTCGTGGATCACCGGAGCCGACGAGACGGGTAAGCACGTCGTCGGCCTGGTCGCCGGACGTGACTTCGTCGCCGACGGCACCATCGAGGCCGCCGAGGTCCGCGACGGCGATCCGTCACCCGACGGCGCGGGGCCGCTGGTGTCGGCGCGCGGCATCGAGATCGGGCACATCTTCCAGTTGGGCCGCAAGTACGCCGATGCGTTCGAGGCCGATGTACTCGGCGAGAACGGCAAGCCGGTGCGGCTGACCATGGGGTCCTACGGCATCGGGGTGTCGCGACTGGTCGCGGTGATCGCCGAGCAGCACCGCGACGAGCTGGGGTTGCGCTGGCCGTCGTCGGTGTCGCCGTTCGATGTCCACGTCGTGATCGCCAACAAGGACGACGCTGCCCGCGCCGGTGCGGAGGCGCTGTCCACCGAGCTGGACGGGCGGGGTGTCGAGCTGCTGCTCGATGACCGGAAAGCCTCACCCGGGATCAAGTTCAAGGACGCCGAGTTGCTCGGTGTGCCGTGGATCGTCGTGGTCGGTCGCGGCTGGGCCGACGGCGTCGTCGAGTTGCGCAACCGGTTCACCGGCGAAACCCGGGAGATCCCGGTCGAGAACGCGGCGGCCGACATCGCGACGGCGCTCTAG
- a CDS encoding MFS transporter — protein MSAVGGSSGSDRVTKPLSSTVLGPAIIAITGMQLMSTLDGTIVIVALPRMQADLGLSDAGKSWVITAYVLAFGGLLLLGGRIGDAIGHKRAFLSGVGVFTIASLVCGVATDGVTLIVARTVQGTGAAIAAPTGLALIATTYAVGQARNRAMAVSAAMQGIGSVLGLVLGGALTVISWRLAFLINIPIGIVIIIVAVLKINETHHERLKLDVTGAILATLGCTSAVLVFTQGPPRGWVDPWVIGAGVASAGFFLAFLIVERTADHPIVPFSVFDNRNRVMTFISLFLAGGVMLTLSVMVGLLVQDVLGYSPLRAGVSFIPFAIAFGIGSIVAAKLAPHVAPRWLILGGGLFVLAAMLYGSTLDRDVAYLPDLFGVVVVGGFGIGAIAVILPLCAIAGVGPKEIGPVSSITLMVQNLGGPVVLVVIQAVQTSRTLYLGGTTGPVKDMTPAQLDALGYGYTYSLLWVAGVAVIVGVTAFWIGFSARQIAAAQHTREAVEAGEL, from the coding sequence ATGTCTGCGGTGGGCGGTTCCTCAGGGTCGGACCGGGTCACCAAACCGCTGTCGTCAACGGTGCTGGGCCCGGCGATCATCGCGATCACCGGCATGCAGCTGATGTCGACGCTCGACGGCACCATCGTCATCGTCGCGCTGCCGCGAATGCAGGCCGACCTCGGCCTATCCGACGCAGGCAAGAGCTGGGTCATCACCGCCTACGTGCTCGCCTTCGGCGGGCTGCTGCTGCTCGGCGGGCGCATCGGCGATGCCATCGGCCACAAACGTGCGTTCCTCTCGGGTGTCGGCGTGTTCACGATCGCGTCGTTGGTGTGCGGCGTGGCCACCGACGGCGTCACGCTCATCGTCGCGCGCACAGTACAGGGCACGGGTGCGGCGATCGCCGCACCGACGGGCCTGGCTCTCATCGCGACGACGTACGCGGTCGGGCAAGCTCGAAACCGCGCCATGGCCGTGTCGGCCGCCATGCAGGGCATCGGGTCGGTCCTGGGGTTGGTGCTCGGCGGCGCCTTGACCGTCATCTCGTGGCGGCTGGCGTTCCTGATCAACATCCCGATCGGGATCGTGATCATCATCGTCGCCGTTCTCAAGATCAACGAGACCCATCATGAACGGCTGAAGCTCGACGTCACCGGCGCCATCCTGGCCACGCTGGGCTGCACGTCGGCGGTACTGGTGTTCACGCAGGGCCCGCCGCGAGGCTGGGTGGACCCGTGGGTGATCGGCGCCGGCGTCGCGTCGGCAGGCTTCTTCCTCGCGTTCCTGATCGTCGAGCGCACTGCCGACCACCCGATCGTGCCGTTCTCGGTGTTCGACAATCGGAACCGGGTGATGACCTTTATCTCCCTGTTCCTTGCGGGCGGCGTCATGTTGACGCTCAGCGTGATGGTCGGCCTGCTCGTGCAGGATGTGCTCGGCTATTCGCCGCTGCGCGCGGGCGTGAGTTTCATCCCGTTTGCTATCGCGTTCGGCATCGGCAGCATCGTGGCGGCCAAGCTCGCACCTCATGTCGCGCCGCGCTGGCTGATCCTCGGCGGCGGGTTGTTCGTGCTCGCCGCCATGCTCTACGGCTCGACGCTGGACCGCGACGTCGCATACCTTCCGGACCTGTTCGGAGTCGTCGTCGTCGGTGGCTTCGGCATCGGCGCGATTGCGGTGATCCTGCCGTTGTGTGCGATCGCCGGGGTGGGACCAAAGGAGATCGGCCCGGTGTCGTCCATCACGCTGATGGTGCAGAACCTCGGCGGTCCGGTGGTGCTGGTCGTGATTCAGGCCGTGCAGACCTCCCGCACGCTGTATCTCGGCGGGACGACGGGTCCGGTGAAGGACATGACACCTGCTCAACTCGACGCCCTCGGGTACGGCTACACCTACTCGTTGCTCTGGGTGGCGGGCGTCGCGGTGATCGTCGGCGTCACGGCGTTTTGGATCGGGTTCTCGGCGCGCCAGATCGCGGCAGCCCAGCACACTCGCGAGGCGGTGGAGGCGGGCGAGCTCTAG